In Bacillus methanolicus, the following proteins share a genomic window:
- the cbiB gene encoding adenosylcobinamide-phosphate synthase CbiB, producing MIIHHLAAVILAFFLDLIIGDPPGWPHPVRWMGALIAFLDKKLNKGNHRLAKGVVMLFAVLLIVMGVTGISVFAVYQLHPLAGIVWEGVLISTAIAQKSLREAALAVYEPLQNGNIAEARVKLSYIVGRDTDHLPEREIVRGTVETVAENTSDGVTAPLFWGMLGGAVFALAYRAVNTCDSMVGYLNQKYERFGFASAKLDDLLNWLPSRLTAIAMLLSMKPKKVSRKKAVSIVLRDAKKHPSPNSGWGEAAFAAIFGIQLGGTNYYNGVVSHRAKMGDPKFELQTNHIIDSINLMKRSAFLFLLFLCLGGVAFEMAVAWF from the coding sequence ATGATCATTCACCATTTAGCGGCTGTTATCCTTGCTTTTTTCCTTGATTTGATTATTGGTGATCCGCCGGGGTGGCCTCACCCTGTAAGGTGGATGGGCGCTTTGATAGCTTTCTTAGATAAAAAATTAAATAAGGGCAATCACCGCCTGGCAAAAGGGGTTGTCATGCTTTTTGCAGTGCTTCTCATTGTGATGGGGGTGACAGGCATAAGCGTGTTTGCTGTCTATCAGCTTCATCCTTTGGCGGGCATTGTCTGGGAAGGTGTCCTCATATCGACTGCCATTGCACAAAAAAGCTTAAGGGAAGCAGCATTGGCCGTTTACGAACCGTTACAAAATGGCAATATAGCGGAAGCCAGGGTGAAATTGTCATATATTGTTGGCAGAGACACGGATCATTTGCCGGAAAGAGAGATTGTTAGAGGTACGGTTGAAACGGTCGCAGAAAATACAAGCGACGGAGTGACTGCACCGCTGTTTTGGGGAATGCTTGGCGGGGCAGTTTTCGCCCTTGCCTATCGTGCAGTCAATACATGCGATTCCATGGTAGGATACCTCAATCAGAAATACGAAAGATTTGGCTTTGCGTCGGCAAAACTCGATGACTTGCTAAACTGGCTTCCGAGCAGACTGACGGCTATAGCGATGCTCTTAAGCATGAAACCGAAGAAAGTAAGCCGGAAGAAGGCGGTTTCTATTGTTTTGCGTGATGCTAAAAAACATCCGAGTCCTAACAGCGGCTGGGGAGAGGCGGCATTTGCTGCTATTTTTGGCATTCAGCTCGGGGGAACGAATTATTATAACGGTGTTGTTTCTCACAGAGCAAAGATGGGCGACCCTAAGTTTGAGCTTCAAACAAACCATATCATCGATTCTATCAATCTTATGAAACGATCAGCTTTTTTATTTTTATTGTTTTTATGCCTTGGAGGGGTGGCGTTTGAAATGGCCGTTGCATGGTTCTAA
- a CDS encoding amino acid permease: MGKNNQLGLWILTALVVGNMVGSGIFMLPRTLSEAASPAGVIGAWILTGFGVLMTSLVFGNLALRKPNLTGGPQIYAKELFKPGSKTSILSGFMASWGYWIGNLAGNIAIITTFAGYLSTFFPVLTNEAELFTIGSFTLKVGNALTFLICTLLLWGTHFIILRGLENAGKLNFAATSAKVLGFFVFILVGLFAFQKANIVPFVAPRMGENGETIGLFGQINNAALSTLWAFVGVESAVVFASRAKKQIDVKRATILGLFIALALYIGISTLVMGMLSQEALIKSEKPLIDAIQTVLGPIGGKFLAGVGLISLFGSTLGWVMLSAEIPYQAAKQGLFIPAFLKENKNGLPIFSLIVTNSIGQLFIFSTISNSISAAFDFVIYIATLSYLVPYFISSIFQLKLVVTGKTYTNKRSRIVDAVIAVLSTIYSTFVIVAGTADIKTFTFGMLLLASGILFYNQLKKQPSALRNKNKIPA; this comes from the coding sequence ATGGGGAAAAATAATCAATTAGGTTTATGGATCCTTACCGCTCTTGTAGTGGGCAATATGGTAGGTTCAGGTATATTTATGCTGCCTCGGACGTTATCAGAAGCAGCTAGTCCGGCAGGGGTTATTGGCGCCTGGATACTGACAGGTTTTGGAGTTCTCATGACTTCTTTAGTATTTGGAAATTTGGCCTTAAGAAAGCCAAACCTTACAGGCGGACCGCAAATTTACGCAAAAGAATTGTTTAAACCAGGCTCTAAAACATCTATTCTTTCCGGCTTTATGGCTTCATGGGGATACTGGATTGGGAATTTAGCCGGCAACATTGCGATTATTACGACTTTCGCCGGTTACTTGTCAACCTTTTTCCCTGTCCTGACAAATGAGGCAGAGCTGTTCACAATTGGTTCCTTTACTTTAAAAGTAGGCAACGCATTAACGTTTTTAATTTGTACGCTTCTTTTGTGGGGAACGCACTTTATTATTTTAAGAGGGTTAGAAAATGCCGGAAAGCTGAATTTCGCTGCGACATCCGCCAAAGTGCTCGGATTCTTTGTATTCATATTGGTTGGTCTTTTCGCATTCCAAAAAGCAAACATCGTTCCGTTTGTTGCACCGAGAATGGGTGAAAACGGTGAAACAATCGGGCTATTTGGACAAATTAACAATGCTGCCCTTTCAACATTATGGGCATTTGTAGGAGTAGAATCAGCTGTTGTATTTGCATCAAGAGCTAAAAAGCAAATTGATGTAAAACGGGCGACAATTCTTGGATTGTTTATCGCCCTTGCCCTTTATATCGGCATAAGCACACTTGTTATGGGAATGTTAAGCCAGGAAGCGCTGATCAAGTCTGAAAAACCGTTAATTGACGCCATTCAAACCGTTCTCGGACCAATTGGAGGCAAGTTTTTAGCCGGAGTCGGCTTAATCAGCCTTTTTGGATCTACGCTCGGCTGGGTAATGCTAAGTGCCGAAATTCCATACCAAGCAGCAAAACAAGGATTATTTATCCCAGCCTTTTTAAAAGAAAACAAAAACGGGCTTCCGATCTTTTCACTTATTGTCACAAACAGTATTGGCCAGTTGTTTATATTCTCAACGATCTCGAATTCCATTTCAGCAGCGTTTGATTTCGTGATTTACATCGCTACACTTTCATATCTTGTGCCATACTTTATTTCGTCAATCTTCCAGTTGAAGCTCGTAGTAACAGGCAAAACATACACGAACAAAAGAAGCAGAATAGTCGACGCTGTCATTGCTGTTCTCTCGACCATTTATTCAACATTTGTAATCGTTGCCGGAACAGCTGATATTAAAACCTTTACATTCGGAATGCTGCTCTTGGCAAGCGGTATCTTGTTTTATAACCAGCTTAAAAAACAACCTTCAGCATTAAGAAATAAGAATAAAATTCCAGCATAA
- the cobD gene encoding threonine-phosphate decarboxylase CobD, which translates to MKWPLHGSNPQYLYQSMEIPLPDHYIDFSANINPLGPPLTLKEKWGQAFELINDYPDPKAYQFSIKAAEKEGLPVNWILPGNGGAELIALIARMLAGKRVLIVQPAFSEYEEACKANGCQIGYHVLEEGKWELKSESIIPKLDDYDALFLCNPNNPTGTSFSRHAISLVLEESAARNCFVIIDEAFYDFPEEVHSFASSIQTYPNLLVLRSMTKMYSIPGIRLGYAIAQPHVLKEMAVFQPHWSVNALALMAGEECLKANEHVQKTRRYIGMQRSRLVKFFQENGYEASDSNVNFYLLRDPNHREQLPLIRFLLENGIVPRHTYHFPGLEGRWLRLAIKREDENDRLMEVLTKWRSVK; encoded by the coding sequence TTGAAATGGCCGTTGCATGGTTCTAATCCGCAATATTTATATCAATCAATGGAAATTCCTCTTCCGGACCACTATATCGATTTTAGCGCCAATATCAATCCACTTGGCCCGCCTCTTACATTAAAAGAAAAATGGGGACAAGCCTTTGAGTTGATCAACGATTATCCTGATCCAAAAGCTTATCAATTTTCTATTAAAGCAGCTGAAAAGGAAGGCCTTCCGGTGAACTGGATTCTTCCGGGCAATGGGGGAGCGGAACTCATTGCGTTAATTGCCAGAATGCTTGCCGGCAAAAGAGTATTAATTGTTCAGCCTGCCTTTTCCGAATATGAAGAAGCATGCAAAGCAAACGGGTGCCAGATCGGCTATCACGTTCTTGAAGAGGGAAAGTGGGAACTTAAGAGCGAAAGTATCATACCTAAACTTGATGATTATGATGCTCTTTTTCTTTGCAATCCGAATAATCCGACAGGAACATCTTTTTCCCGGCACGCCATTTCCCTTGTGCTTGAAGAATCTGCTGCAAGGAATTGTTTTGTGATCATTGATGAAGCTTTTTATGATTTTCCTGAAGAAGTGCACTCTTTTGCTTCTTCTATTCAGACCTATCCGAACTTACTGGTTCTTCGGTCGATGACAAAAATGTACAGCATTCCGGGGATAAGGCTCGGGTACGCGATTGCACAACCGCATGTTCTTAAGGAAATGGCTGTTTTCCAGCCTCACTGGAGCGTCAATGCTTTAGCATTAATGGCCGGGGAAGAATGCTTAAAGGCGAACGAGCACGTTCAGAAAACGAGGCGATATATTGGCATGCAGCGTTCTCGATTAGTAAAGTTTTTTCAAGAAAATGGTTATGAAGCCTCCGATTCTAACGTGAATTTTTATTTGTTAAGAGATCCAAATCATAGAGAGCAGCTTCCTCTTATCCGATTTTTGCTCGAGAACGGGATTGTTCCGAGGCATACTTATCATTTTCCCGGTCTTGAAGGCAGATGGCTCCGGCTGGCAATCAAACGAGAGGATGAAAATGACCGGTTAATGGAGGTATTAACGAAATGGCGCTCGGTAAAATAA
- a CDS encoding adenosylcobinamide amidohydrolase, which produces MLVVSNLSGGYDSQNIINDISFSVGKGELFGILGPNGSGKTTLLKMISGILPYKKGDITIKDRPLSAFSSKELAKVIAVLPQAIGDTFSYTVKETVSLGRYAHQKDWFQTWTNEDEAIVRTVMEQTGIRRFHDQPINQLSGGERQRVFLAQALAQEPEILLLDEPTNHLDLSYQKELLDLLKSWTKERKLTVISIFHDLNLASLYCDRLMLMDKGRIRINDTPNEVLKEERIREVYHTAIQKQPHPKVAKPQMVLLPDQEENQKSFQIDERYLTISKEFIGLVSPIPLRTMSSGVTGSGTGWHRMFINRHVSQDYDCSDHRREMKDFLKQNGFEPVDTVGMMTAVNLEDAAYRLFKGDGFSVFIVVTAGVGHAVDASRSKAHQMTTTPGTINTWIFVNGNMTEEAFIQGIMTATEAKVKVLHDMEIYDSKTGTLATGTSTDSILIAATQQGRLLDFAGTITPLGKLIAKGIYECMTEAIHKYQKRKKQ; this is translated from the coding sequence ATGCTAGTTGTCAGCAATCTTTCTGGTGGTTATGATAGCCAAAATATTATAAATGACATTTCTTTTTCAGTTGGGAAAGGGGAATTATTTGGCATTCTCGGCCCAAATGGCAGCGGGAAAACGACTTTATTAAAAATGATCAGTGGTATTTTACCTTATAAAAAGGGAGATATAACGATTAAAGATCGTCCGTTATCAGCGTTTTCTTCTAAAGAGCTTGCGAAAGTAATAGCCGTTTTGCCTCAAGCGATCGGAGACACTTTTTCCTATACGGTAAAAGAAACGGTATCGCTTGGAAGATATGCACATCAAAAAGACTGGTTTCAAACTTGGACAAACGAAGATGAAGCCATTGTCAGGACCGTAATGGAGCAGACAGGAATAAGACGTTTTCATGATCAACCAATCAATCAGCTGTCCGGAGGGGAACGGCAAAGGGTATTTCTCGCTCAGGCGCTTGCCCAAGAGCCGGAAATTCTTCTTCTTGATGAACCGACTAACCACCTTGATTTGTCTTATCAAAAAGAATTGCTAGATCTATTAAAGAGTTGGACGAAGGAACGCAAACTAACCGTCATCTCGATATTCCATGACTTGAATCTTGCCAGCTTGTATTGCGACCGTTTAATGCTGATGGACAAGGGGAGAATCCGTATTAACGATACTCCCAATGAAGTATTAAAAGAAGAGCGTATTCGGGAAGTTTATCATACGGCGATCCAAAAGCAGCCCCATCCGAAAGTGGCTAAGCCGCAAATGGTCTTGCTTCCTGATCAGGAAGAAAATCAAAAATCATTTCAGATTGATGAACGATATTTGACTATCTCAAAGGAATTTATCGGGCTTGTCTCTCCGATCCCGCTCAGAACGATGTCCTCAGGGGTGACTGGTTCGGGAACAGGCTGGCACCGAATGTTCATAAACAGGCATGTCAGTCAAGATTATGATTGCAGCGACCACCGGAGAGAAATGAAAGATTTCTTAAAACAAAACGGTTTTGAACCGGTCGATACTGTTGGAATGATGACGGCTGTCAATCTGGAAGATGCCGCTTACCGGCTTTTCAAAGGCGACGGATTTTCTGTCTTTATTGTGGTTACTGCAGGTGTAGGTCATGCAGTGGATGCATCAAGAAGCAAAGCGCACCAAATGACAACGACTCCCGGAACGATCAATACATGGATCTTCGTAAACGGAAACATGACGGAAGAGGCTTTCATCCAAGGGATTATGACGGCAACGGAGGCAAAGGTTAAGGTTTTGCATGACATGGAAATCTATGATTCAAAAACCGGGACGCTGGCGACCGGAACCTCAACTGACAGCATCTTAATTGCTGCTACCCAGCAGGGCCGGTTATTGGATTTTGCAGGCACGATTACACCTCTTGGAAAGCTGATCGCCAAGGGAATATATGAGTGCATGACAGAAGCCATTCACAAATATCAAAAGAGGAAAAAGCAATGA
- a CDS encoding SOS response-associated peptidase codes for MCGRFSLAEDIHRLQMQFQFEYEGEFYPRYNIAPSQNILTVIQGNKGRVGKQLRWGLIPFWAKDEKIGYKLINARAETVDEKASFKHSLKKRRCLILADGFYEWKKDGKTKQPYRFVLKNREPFAFAGLWDRWEKGNEIIYSCTIITTRPNELTEKVHDRMPVILTRENQDAWLDRTIEDTEYLKSLLVPYDAGEMETYEVSTLINSPKNETKEVIVPLN; via the coding sequence ATGTGCGGACGATTTTCTTTGGCGGAGGATATTCATCGGTTGCAGATGCAATTTCAGTTTGAATACGAAGGCGAATTTTACCCAAGATATAATATTGCGCCGAGCCAGAATATTTTAACCGTAATACAAGGAAATAAAGGAAGGGTAGGGAAGCAACTGCGATGGGGTCTGATTCCGTTCTGGGCGAAAGATGAAAAGATTGGCTATAAACTGATCAATGCAAGAGCAGAAACGGTGGATGAAAAAGCTAGCTTTAAACATTCTCTAAAAAAACGAAGATGTTTAATCTTAGCCGACGGCTTTTATGAATGGAAAAAAGACGGAAAAACGAAGCAGCCATACAGATTTGTCCTAAAAAATAGGGAACCGTTTGCATTTGCGGGATTATGGGACCGCTGGGAAAAAGGAAATGAAATCATCTATTCATGCACGATTATCACAACTCGGCCCAACGAGTTAACAGAAAAAGTTCACGACCGTATGCCAGTTATTTTAACGAGGGAAAATCAAGACGCCTGGCTGGATCGAACGATTGAAGATACGGAATACTTGAAATCCCTTCTTGTCCCATACGATGCCGGAGAGATGGAAACATATGAAGTTTCAACATTAATTAACTCTCCTAAAAATGAAACAAAGGAAGTCATTGTCCCTCTTAATTAA
- the mgtE gene encoding magnesium transporter, translating to MIKNMTEDQITLQIIKSLKENKKKVFEAIMDELQPYDIAQLYENLPEKHRTRFLLYLNIDQLADLIEELNREKQIEVLNKLGIEKTGKVLDLMDNDDLASLLDDLSPEKISGLLAGMKQEESKIVQDIMKYPPETAGRLMTNRFVWIRNNYTVREAVEKLKEFAEFAETINYLYVVDQERKLVGVVSYRDLLLAEPDEIILNIMYERVISVNVTTDQEEVARLIERYDFLALPVVNEENILIGIVTVDDIIDVFIKEANEDIEKLSATGKSIDFETKSFTAAFRRLPWLILLLFIGLVSGKIISGFEETLQKVVALAFFMPMIAGMTGNTGTQSLAVVVRGLISHDINKKIIFRLIMRELGVGFIIGMICGLLISLIAFVWQGNAILGLVVGCSLFLTLIIGTLAGTIIPLILYRCKVDPAVASGPLITTLNDIFSLITYFGLASMFINHLM from the coding sequence ATGATTAAAAACATGACAGAGGATCAAATTACTCTTCAAATCATCAAATCATTGAAAGAAAACAAGAAGAAAGTATTCGAAGCTATAATGGACGAACTCCAGCCATACGATATTGCTCAGTTATATGAAAATCTGCCGGAGAAGCATAGAACACGTTTTCTTCTTTATTTAAACATCGACCAGCTTGCTGATTTAATAGAAGAATTAAACAGAGAAAAACAAATCGAGGTTTTAAATAAACTTGGAATCGAGAAAACCGGAAAGGTTCTCGATTTAATGGACAATGATGATCTTGCTTCTCTTTTAGATGACCTGTCGCCAGAAAAAATTTCAGGCTTGCTGGCCGGAATGAAACAGGAAGAATCAAAGATTGTCCAGGACATTATGAAATACCCTCCTGAAACAGCTGGACGCTTAATGACAAACCGGTTTGTTTGGATCAGGAATAATTATACAGTAAGAGAAGCCGTAGAAAAACTTAAAGAATTTGCCGAATTTGCGGAAACCATTAACTACTTGTACGTAGTCGACCAGGAACGGAAACTTGTCGGTGTCGTATCTTACCGGGACTTGCTTCTCGCTGAACCTGATGAAATTATCCTCAACATTATGTACGAGCGCGTCATTTCAGTTAATGTTACGACTGACCAGGAAGAAGTTGCAAGGCTCATCGAGCGGTATGATTTTTTGGCCCTGCCTGTTGTAAACGAAGAAAACATATTAATCGGAATTGTTACTGTCGATGATATTATTGACGTTTTTATTAAAGAAGCGAATGAGGATATAGAAAAGCTGTCCGCAACAGGGAAATCAATTGATTTTGAGACGAAATCATTTACTGCAGCTTTTCGCCGCCTCCCATGGCTAATATTGCTTTTGTTTATTGGGCTTGTTTCAGGCAAAATCATTAGCGGCTTTGAAGAAACGCTTCAAAAAGTAGTAGCCCTTGCTTTTTTTATGCCCATGATTGCCGGAATGACCGGAAATACCGGAACACAGTCGCTTGCTGTTGTCGTAAGAGGTTTGATCTCGCACGACATTAATAAAAAAATCATCTTCCGTTTAATTATGCGTGAACTCGGAGTAGGATTTATCATTGGCATGATATGCGGCCTATTAATTTCGCTGATCGCTTTTGTCTGGCAAGGCAATGCGATTTTGGGACTTGTTGTCGGCTGCTCGCTGTTTCTTACTCTTATTATCGGAACGTTGGCCGGAACGATTATCCCATTGATCTTGTATCGATGCAAAGTTGACCCTGCTGTCGCTTCAGGCCCGCTGATTACGACATTGAACGATATCTTCTCGCTTATTACGTATTTTGGACTTGCCTCTATGTTTATCAATCATTTGATGTGA
- a CDS encoding S8 family peptidase: MSKISKPLLTVSIVILLLIGSIFLLQNRKDTNGQSNLDRFNASANIQNVEHGKNVLQINSIAMGETIKSHLRNDPSISLIKHNKKNESHYNQREVTVKFTHHPSDLEIAKMTSDIKGNVVKYLDSTIVFRSNELSTSELIQYFNSQPDVIYAEPNYLYLQNKIDFPNDLLYREQYQWNLPVIQTEAGWDVTRGDEKIIIAVVDTGVDLNHPDLRKRLTKGYNVLENNDYPDDDNGHGTHVAGIIASETNNREGVAGITWYNKIMPIKAMGAEGYGTTFDIAKGIIWAADHGADVINLSLGNYQPSSLMKEAVKYAYEKNAVIISAAGNDNSSQPSFPAAYPEVLGVSAVSYTGQRAPFSNYGDYIDVSAPGVQIPSTYFNQQYAALSGTSMASPHVAGLAGLILSANPELTNKEVMDIIKNTAYDLGSPGKDIDFGSGLIDVKKALQAVNSKIDEGAGQ; this comes from the coding sequence ATGTCAAAAATTTCAAAACCATTACTTACCGTTTCAATTGTTATTCTTTTATTGATTGGATCAATTTTTCTGCTCCAGAATCGGAAAGATACCAATGGCCAATCAAACCTTGACCGATTTAATGCTTCTGCCAATATACAAAATGTTGAACATGGCAAGAATGTTCTTCAAATCAACAGCATTGCAATGGGGGAAACCATTAAAAGCCACTTGAGAAATGACCCTTCCATCTCTCTGATTAAACATAATAAAAAAAATGAAAGCCATTATAATCAAAGAGAAGTAACTGTTAAATTTACGCACCATCCCAGTGATTTGGAAATTGCCAAAATGACAAGTGACATTAAAGGAAATGTCGTTAAATATCTGGATTCGACGATCGTATTTCGATCAAATGAACTTAGCACTTCAGAGCTGATCCAGTATTTTAACAGCCAGCCGGATGTCATATATGCTGAACCGAATTATCTTTACCTGCAAAACAAAATTGATTTTCCAAATGATCTGCTCTATCGTGAGCAATATCAATGGAATTTGCCTGTTATTCAAACTGAAGCCGGCTGGGATGTTACGAGAGGCGACGAAAAGATCATCATTGCGGTTGTGGATACGGGAGTTGATTTGAATCATCCGGATTTGCGCAAGCGGCTGACAAAAGGTTACAATGTGCTGGAAAACAATGATTATCCGGATGATGATAATGGCCATGGCACCCACGTAGCAGGTATTATCGCTTCAGAAACAAATAACCGGGAAGGAGTCGCCGGCATCACCTGGTATAACAAAATCATGCCTATAAAAGCAATGGGAGCTGAAGGATACGGTACGACCTTTGATATAGCAAAAGGGATCATCTGGGCAGCAGACCATGGAGCCGACGTAATAAACTTGAGCTTGGGAAATTATCAGCCCTCTTCACTCATGAAAGAAGCGGTCAAATACGCTTATGAGAAAAATGCTGTCATTATTTCAGCTGCGGGCAATGATAACTCAAGCCAGCCCAGCTTTCCGGCTGCATATCCTGAAGTCCTTGGCGTATCAGCAGTCAGCTACACCGGCCAACGTGCACCTTTCTCGAATTATGGGGATTATATTGATGTATCTGCTCCGGGAGTGCAAATCCCTAGCACATACTTCAACCAGCAGTATGCGGCCTTGTCCGGTACTTCGATGGCATCTCCCCATGTCGCAGGGCTTGCAGGGCTGATCCTGTCTGCAAACCCTGAGTTAACAAACAAGGAAGTTATGGACATCATCAAAAATACTGCCTATGATTTGGGATCCCCGGGAAAGGATATTGATTTCGGCAGCGGATTAATTGATGTAAAAAAAGCACTTCAAGCTGTTAATAGCAAAATAGACGAAGGGGCTGGCCAATAA
- a CDS encoding FecCD family ABC transporter permease encodes MRKLFIRKFLLSNKTIAYVLAILFFLSAMLIGIALGTVSVPAFTIIQIIGAEIFRLPPIDPIDPMFSNIVMNIRLPRVLLAGLVGASLAIAGAAFQGLLRNPLADPYTLGVSSGASVGAVIALFFQITLPIAGLYTLPVLSITASIITVFFVLFFAQKIERTMKVETIILTGIIFSSFLGALISLMIALTGEELRQIIGWLLGSVSMRGWEYIKIIFPFFILGSCLLIMNTNELNALSFGEERAQHLGVNVLQRKLLILISGSVLTGAAVAVSGTIGFVGLVVPHFVRLLWGADHRHLLPLSMMIGGGLLILADLVSRTIIAPSELPIGVITALIGAPMFAVILIRRRVRNG; translated from the coding sequence TTGCGAAAGCTGTTTATCCGGAAATTTTTGCTAAGTAACAAAACGATTGCGTATGTTCTTGCAATCTTATTTTTCCTTTCGGCAATGCTGATCGGAATTGCACTCGGGACCGTTTCAGTTCCGGCCTTTACGATTATTCAAATTATTGGTGCTGAAATTTTCCGTTTACCGCCAATCGATCCAATTGATCCGATGTTTTCAAATATTGTGATGAATATCCGTCTGCCGCGGGTTCTCCTCGCTGGTCTTGTAGGGGCATCTCTTGCGATTGCAGGAGCTGCCTTTCAAGGCCTTTTGCGCAATCCGCTTGCTGATCCTTATACTCTTGGGGTATCTTCGGGTGCATCTGTTGGAGCGGTGATCGCGCTGTTTTTTCAAATCACGCTTCCAATTGCCGGCTTGTATACGCTGCCGGTGTTAAGTATAACAGCGTCTATTATCACCGTCTTTTTTGTGCTTTTTTTCGCACAAAAGATTGAACGAACCATGAAAGTTGAAACGATTATTTTAACAGGAATTATTTTCAGCTCATTTCTCGGTGCACTTATTTCCTTAATGATTGCGCTCACAGGGGAAGAGCTTCGGCAAATTATCGGCTGGCTCTTGGGAAGTGTTTCTATGCGAGGCTGGGAATATATTAAGATTATTTTTCCTTTTTTTATTCTTGGCTCTTGCTTGCTGATTATGAATACGAATGAATTAAATGCGCTGTCCTTCGGTGAAGAACGGGCGCAGCATTTAGGTGTTAATGTACTTCAGAGAAAACTGCTTATTTTAATTTCAGGATCCGTTCTTACCGGTGCGGCTGTAGCTGTTTCGGGGACGATTGGGTTTGTCGGACTTGTTGTTCCCCACTTTGTCAGACTGTTGTGGGGGGCTGATCATCGCCACTTATTGCCGCTATCGATGATGATAGGCGGGGGTTTATTAATTCTTGCCGACCTTGTTTCACGGACGATTATTGCGCCATCAGAACTTCCAATCGGCGTGATTACAGCTTTAATAGGAGCTCCGATGTTTGCTGTTATTTTAATAAGAAGAAGGGTAAGAAATGGATAA
- a CDS encoding ABC transporter substrate-binding protein, whose translation MKKLYSLLLAMLFAAGILAGCGGEEKPDNNTSSNEPKQEQKSETEFPVTIKDATGEEVVIQSKPERIVSLIPSNTEIAFALGLGEEVVGVSDHDNYPEEATKKEKIGGMEINVEKIISLNPNLVLASPSIAQSSKEGLQQLKDAGITVLVVNDAQNFEQVYDSIEMIGTATGEMDEAEKIIQNMKERISKIKEKASKIEESKQKTVFVEISPAPEIYTPGKNTFMDEMLTIINAKNAFGELEGWAKIDQEAVIEKNPDVIVTTYGFYEKDPVGNVTSRKGWENINAVKNKQVFDVHSDLVSRPGPRLAEGVEELAKAVYPEIFAK comes from the coding sequence ATGAAAAAATTATATTCATTATTATTGGCGATGCTTTTTGCAGCAGGCATCCTTGCCGGTTGCGGCGGGGAAGAAAAACCTGATAATAATACATCTTCAAATGAACCGAAGCAAGAGCAAAAATCAGAAACTGAATTTCCGGTGACAATCAAAGACGCAACTGGCGAAGAGGTTGTCATTCAATCAAAACCGGAAAGAATTGTGTCGCTTATTCCGAGTAATACCGAAATTGCGTTTGCTTTAGGTTTGGGAGAAGAAGTGGTTGGAGTATCTGATCATGATAATTATCCCGAAGAGGCGACAAAAAAAGAAAAAATTGGCGGCATGGAAATAAACGTTGAGAAAATTATTTCATTAAATCCAAACCTTGTTCTTGCCAGCCCATCAATTGCTCAAAGTTCCAAGGAAGGCTTGCAGCAGTTGAAAGATGCCGGAATAACTGTTCTCGTTGTTAATGATGCGCAAAATTTTGAACAAGTATACGACTCCATTGAAATGATCGGCACTGCGACAGGTGAAATGGATGAAGCAGAAAAAATCATCCAAAATATGAAAGAACGGATTTCAAAAATAAAAGAAAAAGCTTCTAAAATTGAAGAGAGCAAACAAAAGACAGTATTTGTTGAAATATCGCCTGCTCCCGAAATTTATACACCGGGAAAAAACACGTTTATGGATGAAATGCTCACAATCATCAATGCAAAAAATGCTTTCGGGGAATTAGAAGGATGGGCAAAAATTGATCAGGAAGCCGTGATTGAAAAAAATCCGGATGTGATTGTGACAACATATGGTTTTTATGAAAAAGACCCTGTCGGAAACGTCACAAGCCGCAAGGGCTGGGAAAATATAAATGCCGTAAAAAATAAACAAGTATTTGATGTCCATTCAGATTTGGTTTCCCGTCCGGGTCCGCGTCTTGCCGAAGGAGTAGAGGAACTTGCGAAAGCTGTTTATCCGGAAATTTTTGCTAAGTAA